Proteins from a single region of Sphingomonas swuensis:
- a CDS encoding heparinase II/III family protein: protein MSEGHALQRLARVPLLQRLATRGKPPLRLVAVARDHVTGNKAAGEQLLGGRFVAGAEAMDLAELDWSALGTSSPLAVELHGFSWLRDLAAATTREKGAALAEGLAARWLATHGEKIDPAWAPALWGERLLFWLAYAPYLLSRRDAAYRKALLNTMARAARHLASVGDEASPGLPRITAWAGLTASCLLLSSGTARLARAEGGLARALASAQHDDGGLMSRSPAEQAMLVDRLGLLRSAYAAARHDFPQGFEDAGAAALAALHGVTMGDGTLSSWQGGNEGSRAELAAIVEGCGFRARPLRVPRGWGYHRLSALGTALVIDAAPPPGAKLARVGSASTLAIELSDGQQKLVVNCGGAGRLAGSLPEGLAEALRTTAAHSTLTLADTNSTAILPDGSLGKGVTDVAVERSEDNDASRLEATHDGYVRGFGLAHSRALSLGNDGKEVRGLDRLIARGRKKLREDVPFAIRFHLGAGVEASPTADGLGALIRSPGAPPWTFRCRGAQLGIEESVVVDGAGQLRSTLQLVLVGEVSSLGGEIGWQFRRSS, encoded by the coding sequence ATGAGCGAGGGACACGCGCTGCAACGGCTGGCGCGGGTTCCTCTGCTCCAGCGCCTCGCCACCAGGGGCAAGCCGCCGCTCCGGCTGGTAGCGGTGGCGCGCGACCATGTCACCGGCAACAAGGCGGCGGGCGAGCAACTGCTTGGCGGCCGGTTCGTCGCCGGGGCCGAGGCAATGGACCTTGCCGAGCTCGACTGGTCGGCGCTCGGCACGTCGAGCCCGCTCGCGGTCGAACTGCACGGCTTTTCCTGGCTGCGGGACCTCGCGGCCGCCACCACCCGCGAGAAGGGCGCGGCGCTTGCCGAAGGCCTCGCCGCGCGCTGGCTTGCGACCCATGGCGAGAAGATCGACCCGGCCTGGGCGCCGGCGCTGTGGGGCGAGCGGCTGCTCTTCTGGCTGGCCTATGCGCCCTACCTCCTGTCGCGGCGCGATGCGGCCTATCGCAAGGCCCTGCTCAACACGATGGCGCGGGCGGCGCGGCATCTCGCCTCGGTTGGCGACGAGGCCTCGCCCGGCCTGCCGCGGATCACCGCCTGGGCCGGGCTGACGGCATCGTGCCTCCTGCTCTCGTCGGGCACCGCCCGGCTCGCCCGGGCCGAGGGCGGGCTCGCCCGCGCCCTCGCCTCGGCGCAGCATGACGACGGCGGGCTGATGAGCCGCTCGCCGGCCGAGCAGGCCATGCTGGTCGACCGGCTCGGCCTGCTCCGCTCGGCCTATGCCGCCGCGCGCCACGACTTTCCGCAAGGCTTCGAGGATGCCGGGGCCGCCGCACTGGCGGCGCTTCATGGCGTCACCATGGGCGATGGCACCCTGTCGAGCTGGCAGGGCGGCAACGAAGGCAGCCGCGCCGAGCTTGCCGCGATCGTCGAGGGCTGCGGCTTCCGCGCCCGCCCGCTCCGGGTGCCGCGCGGGTGGGGCTATCACCGGCTGAGCGCGCTCGGCACCGCGCTGGTGATCGATGCCGCGCCTCCCCCGGGCGCCAAGCTCGCGCGGGTCGGTTCGGCCTCGACCCTCGCGATCGAGCTCAGCGACGGACAGCAGAAGCTGGTGGTCAATTGCGGCGGCGCGGGTCGCCTCGCCGGGAGCCTCCCCGAGGGTCTCGCCGAGGCGCTTCGCACCACCGCCGCCCACTCGACCCTGACACTCGCCGACACCAACAGCACGGCGATCCTTCCCGACGGCTCGCTCGGCAAGGGCGTGACCGACGTCGCGGTCGAACGCAGCGAGGACAATGACGCGAGCCGGCTCGAGGCGACGCACGACGGCTATGTTCGCGGCTTCGGGCTGGCCCACAGCCGCGCGCTCAGCCTCGGCAATGACGGCAAGGAAGTGCGCGGGCTCGACCGGCTGATCGCTCGCGGCCGCAAGAAATTGCGCGAGGACGTGCCCTTCGCCATCCGCTTCCACCTCGGGGCGGGGGTCGAGGCAAGCCCGACCGCCGACGGGCTCGGTGCCCTTATCCGCTCGCCCGGCGCGCCGCCCTGGACCTTCCGCTGTCGCGGTGCCCAGCTCGGGATCGAGGAAAGCGTCGTCGTCGACGGCGCCGGCCAGCTCCGTTCCACCCTCCAGCTGGTGCTGGTCGGCGAGGTCTCGAGCCTCGGCGGCGAGATCGGCTGGCAGTTCCGCCGCTCCAGCTAG
- the rpe gene encoding ribulose-phosphate 3-epimerase: MAAPIIAPSILSADFASLGDEVRAIDAAGADWIHIDVMDGHFVPNLTIGPMVVKALRPHSAKPFDVHLMISPVDPMLDAFAEAGADIITVHPEAGPHLHRTIQRVKGLGKKAGVSLNPATPAKMLDYVLEELDLVLVMSVNPGFGGQKFIVSQLKKIEAIAKRVAKEGLDVTIEVDGGVDPETARQCVDAGATALVAGTAAFRGGPSAYAANIAALKGEG, translated from the coding sequence ATGGCCGCGCCGATCATCGCCCCGTCGATCCTCTCCGCCGACTTCGCAAGCCTCGGTGACGAGGTCCGCGCGATCGATGCCGCGGGGGCCGACTGGATCCACATTGATGTGATGGACGGGCATTTCGTGCCCAACCTCACCATCGGCCCGATGGTCGTGAAGGCGCTTCGGCCGCACAGTGCCAAGCCGTTCGACGTCCACCTGATGATCAGCCCGGTCGACCCGATGCTCGACGCCTTCGCCGAGGCGGGCGCGGACATCATCACCGTCCACCCCGAGGCCGGGCCGCACCTTCATCGCACCATCCAGCGGGTGAAGGGGCTGGGCAAGAAGGCCGGCGTGTCGCTCAACCCGGCGACTCCCGCCAAGATGCTCGACTATGTGCTCGAGGAGCTCGACCTCGTCCTGGTGATGAGCGTCAATCCGGGTTTCGGCGGCCAGAAGTTCATCGTCTCGCAGCTGAAGAAGATCGAGGCGATCGCCAAGCGCGTCGCAAAGGAAGGGCTCGACGTCACCATCGAGGTCGACGGCGGGGTCGATCCCGAAACCGCGCGCCAGTGCGTGGACGCGGGCGCGACCGCGCTGGTCGCCGGCACCGCCGCCTTCCGCGGAGGGCCGTCGGCCTATGCCGCCAACATCGCCGCGCTGAAGGGCGAGGGATGA